Below is a window of Saccharomonospora viridis DSM 43017 DNA.
GGGCGAGGACGCCACCGGCGAACGCGCTCAGCTCAAGGAGCGCACCTACTACTACCCGGGTGGTCTGGAGGACTTCGTCAAATACATCAACGCCTCCAGGGAGGCCATCCACCCGAGCGTGATCTCGTTCGAGCAGAAGGGGGACGGCCTCGAGGTCGAGGTGGCGATGCAGTGGAACGACGGCTACACACCGTCGGTCTACACGTTCGCCAACACGATCAACACACACGAGGGCGGTACGCACGAGGAGGGCTTCCGCGCCGCGTTGACCCGGGTGGTGAACGCCTATGCGCGCGACAAGAAGCTGCTCAAGGAGAAGGACGCCAACCTCACCGGTGACGACGTCCGCGAAGGGCTCGCGGCGATCGTCTCCATCAAGCTGACCGAGCCGCAGTTCGAGGGGCAGACGAAGACGAAACTCGGCAACAGCGAGGCGCGGTCGTTCGTGCAGACCGCCTGCAACGAGTGGCTGGCCGACTGGTTCGAGCGCAACCCCACCGAGGCCAAGCTCATCATCAACAAGGCGGTGTCGAGCGCGCAGGCGCGGCTGGCCGCGCGTAAGGCACGGGACCTCGTGCGCCGTAAGGGCGCGATGGACATCGGTGGTCTGCCCGGCAAGTTGAAGGACTGCCGCTCCAACGACCCCGAGGAGTGCGAGCTCTACATCGTCGAGGGCGATTCGGCGGGTGGTTCCGCCAAGGAGGGTCGGGACTCGCGGTTCCAGGCGATCCTGCCGATCCGAGGAAAGATCATCAATGTCGAGAAGGCGCGCATCGACAAGGTGTTGAAGAACCAGGAGGTCCAGTCGCTCATCACCGCGCTGGGCACCGGTATCCACGACGACTTCGACATCTCGAAGCTGCGCTACCACAAGATCGTGATCATGGCCGACGCCGACGTCGACGGCCAGCACATTCGCACGCTGCTGTTGACGTTGTTGTTCCGATTCATGCGTCCGCTGGTGGAGCAGGGCCATGTCTACCTCGCCCAGCCGCCGCTCTACAAGATCAAGTGGCCGCGCATGGAACCCCAGTACGCCTACAGCGATCGGGAACGGGACGGTCTGCTGCGCGCGGGTGCCGAGGCCGGGCGGAAACTGCCGAAGGACGACGGCATCCAGCGGTACAAGGGCCTCGGTGAGATGAACGCCGAGGAGCTGTGGGAAACCACGATGGACCCGAGCAACCGCGTGTTGTTGCAGGTCACCCTCGATGACGCCGCTCAGGCCGACGAGCTGTTCTCCGTGCTGATGGGCGAGGACGTCGAGGCGCGCCGTTCTTTCATCACCCGTAACGCCAAGGGTGTGCAGTTCCTGGACGTCTAGGCGGTCCTGATCGCGTACCGACGTCCAACCATGTGAAAGGAACTTCTGAGTCGTGACCGAAACTCTGCCGCCCAACTCCCGAGGCCGTGTCGAGCCCGTCGACATCCAACAGGAGATGCAGAACTCCTACATCAATTACGCGATGAGCGTGATTGTGTCGCGGGCTCTGCCGGACGTGCGTGACGGGCTGAAGCCGGTGCACCGCCGTGTCCTGTACTCGATGTACGACTCCGGGTTCCGGCCCGACCGCGGCTACAACAAGTGCTCCCGGGTCGTCGGCGACGTGATGGGTAACTACCACCCGCACGGTGACTCGGCGATCTACGACGCGCTGGTACGACTGGCCCAGCGGTGGTCGATGCGGTACCCGCTGATCGACGGCCAGGGCAACTTCGGCTCGCCCGGTAACGACCCGGCGGCCGCCATGCGGTACACCGAGGCACGCCTCGACCCGCTCGCGATGGAGATGCTGCGGGACATCGAGGAAGACACGGTCGATTTCTCCGACAACTACGACGGGCGTACGCAGGAACCTGACGTTCTGCCGAGTCGTATCCCGAACCTGCTGGTCAACGGTGGTTCGGGGATCGCCGTCGGGATGGCGACCAACATCCCTCCACACAACCTGCGCGAGGTCGTCGACGGCGTGATCTGGGCGTTGGACAACCCGGACGCCGACGAGGAGGAGACGCTCGCCGCCTTGATGCAGCGCATCAAGGGCCCGGACTTCCCGACGAGCGGCCAGATCCTCGGCACGCAGGGCATCGCCGACGCCTACCGCACGGGCCGTGGGTCCATCCGGATGCGCGCCGTGGTGGAGGTCGAGGAGGACGCCAAGGGGCGGACCACCCTCGTCGTCACCGAGCTGCCGTACCAGGTGAACCCGGACAACCTGGTGGAGAACATCGCGTCGCTGGCGCGAGACGGCAAGATCGCCGGCATCGCGGACATCGCCGACGAGAGCAACAGCCGGGGCGGCATGCGCATCGTGATCACGTTGAAACGTGACGCGGTGGCGAAGGTGGTGCTGAACAACCTCTACAAGCACACCCAGCTGCAGTACAACTTCGGCGTCAACATGCTCGCGCTGGTGGACGGTGTGCCGCGCACCCTCCGGCTCGACCAGATGGTGCGGCATTACGTCAACCACCAGATCGATGTCATCGTCCGGCGTACCCGCTACCGGTTGCGTAAGGCCGAGGAGCGCGCTCACGTCCTCCGTGGACTGGCCAAGGCACTCGACCACCTCGACGCCGTGATCGAGCTGATCCGTCGTTCGCCGAACGCGGACGAGGCGCGCACGGGTTTGATGGAGCTGCTGGACATCGACGAGGTCCAGGCCACGGCCATCCTCGACATGCAGCTGCGCAAGCTCGCCGCACTGGAACGGCAGCGCATCCTCGACGAGCTGGCCGAACTCGAGGCGAAGATCGCCGACCTGCAGGACGTCCTGGACAAGCCGGAGCGGCAGCGGGAGATCGTCCGCACCGAGTTGTTGGAGATCACCGAGAAGTACGGCGACGACAGGCGAACGAAGATCATCCCGTACGAGGGCGACGTCTCGATCGAGGACCTGATCGCCGAAGAGGACGTCGTCGTCACGATCACCCGCACCGGATACGCGAAGCGGACGAAGACCGACCTGTACCGCTCGCAGAAGCGCGGCGGCAAGGGCGTGCAGGGAGCCACGCTCAAACAGGACGACATCGTGGAGCACTTCTTCGTGTGCTCGACGCATGACTGGGTCCTGTTCTTCACCAACAAGGGTCGGGTGTATCGCGCGAAGGCGTACGACCTGCCCGAGGCCAACCGCAACGCCCGCGGTCAGCACGTGGCGAACCTGCTGGCGTTCCAACCGGACGAGCGCATCGCGAGTGTCATCCAGATCCCGAACTACGAGGTCGCGCCGTATCTGATCCTGGGCACCAAGAAGGGCCTGGTGAAGAAGTCGCGGCTCGCCGATTTCGACTCGCCGCGCTCCGGTGGCCTCATCGGCATCAACCTGCGTGAGGGTGACGAGCTGGTGGGAGCCGTGCTCGCCTCGGCCGAGGACGACCTGCTGCTCGTGTCGTCCGACGGGCAGTCCATCCGGTTCCACGCCAACGACGAGGTGCTGCGCCCGATGGGCAGGGCGACCTCGGGCGTGCTGGGGATGCGCTTCAACGAGGGCGCCGAACTGCTCAGCATCAACGTGATCAAACCCGGCACGTTCCTGTTGGTGGCCACCGAAGGCGGTTACGCCAAGCGCACCGCCGTCGAGGACTATCCGGTGCAGGGTCGTGGCGGCAAGGGTGTGCTCACCATTCAGCACGACGAAAAGCGTGGCAGGCTTGTGGCTGCGCTCATCGTCGACGCAGACGACGAGTTGTATGCCATTACGTCCAGCGGTGGGGTGATCAGGACGCCCGCGGCCGAGGTTCGTCGGGCCAGTAGGCAGACCAAGGGTGTCCGGTTGATTAACCTTGGAGAGGGGAACACTCTGCTGGCCGTGGCACGCAACGCGGACCGGCCGTCGGACGTCTCGGCAGAGGAGGCCGAGTCCACGGGCGAGGCCGTGCCGGAACCGGAACAACAGTAGAGGCCCGCGACGAACGAGGGACTGACCGCTTGTGACACCACCTGACAACACCGAACAGCGCGAACCCGGTGGCACGGACACCACCACGGGAGAGGTTCCGCCGTGGCAGAGGGTGGCCAAGGACGGCTCGGCTGGGACGTCGGACGGTGACGAGGGGGCCACGCAGTGGCTGACGAGCCCGGTGAGCGCCGGGGCGTCGACGGTGCCACCCGCCCCGGGCGCGGGAGGCGGGGGCGCGCAGCCGCCGCAGCAGCCCGGGGGTGAGGGGTCGGCGTTCGGACAAGGGGCGGTCGCCAACCGGCTGTTCGGTCAAGGCGAGCAGTCGGCGACGCGGACCGCTCAGCCTCAGGGATCCGATGCCGGGAAGTCGGGTTCGGGAACGCAGTCGCTGAGCGCCTTCCGTAGGCCCGGGCGCGGGCCCAGGCGGGCGAATCTCCAGGTGCGGCGGGTGGACCCATGGTCGGTACTGAAGCTGTCCCTGGTGCTCGGCGTGGCGTTGTTCTTCATCTGGCTCGTCGCCGTCGGTGTGTTGTACACGGTGCTCGACGGCATGGGCGTGTGGGACAGCATCAACGGCACGTACGACTCGCTGGTGGCCAACGACGCCGTCGACGGTGATGTGCTCATCACGGCGGGCACGGTGTTCGGCGCGGCCGCGATCGTCGGTGCGGTGAACATCGTCCTGATCTCGGCGCTGGCCACGGTCGGGGCGTTCATCTACAACGTGTCCGCCGGACTCTCCGGTGGGCTCGAGCTCACGCTTTCCGAGCGAGAGTGACCCCCGGCGGAAGGACGCTGATCCGCTTGAGGTAAGCTGCTCAGTGTCCGAAGGGCCCATAGCTCAGGCGGTTAGAGCGCTTCGCTGATAACGAAGAGGTCGGAGGTTCAAGTCCTCCTGGGCCCACTCGAATCAGGGCGGTTCCCCGGAAACGGGGAGCCGCCCTGACTCTTTCGTCGGGAAGCGATCGGGACCGGTCGTTGCCCTTCTGCTCTTCACTCGATCGCGCCGACCATTCGCGAAGTCCTCGTCCGGGCTGAACAGGAAACCTCGAGCCGCCGGTCGCCGTCGTTACCGGTTCCCGTCAGGGATGAGACGGCGAGCTGCGCCGGCCGATCGCTGCCGTCTCGACGGTGCGACTCCACGGTTTCCGGCGGTCGGTCATGCGGAGGCCGTTCGTGCGGCGTCGAGGGTTCGGGCACACAGGTCCCGCACCGCGGCCACCGTGTCGCCCAGACTGTCGTTGTCGGCTCGGGCGACGATGTCGTTCACCTCGGTGAGACCGGCGCGGGACAGGAGTGTCTTCTCGTTGGTGATCCATTCGCCGCGAGCGGCGAGCACCGCGTGCGCGGCCTGAGACGCCCCCTGCACGGTCAGGGCGAGACACTGGGCGAGCCGCCCGTATGGGGCGTGGTTGGCCTTGGCGTAGGTGAAGGTGAGCTCGGCCATGTTCCACCACGCGTCCGGCGCGTTCTGTCGCAGTGCCTCCGGGTAGTCGGGCTTGGGCAGAGTCCCGTGCAGAACCCGGTTCAAGGTGAGTTCCGCCACCACGAGGTAGGTGGGGATGCCTGCCAAGTGGAACATGAGGGGTTCGTAGCGGAAGCGGCCTTGGCGGGCCTCCGACAGTTCGTGTTCGACCGAGTCGAGGTCGCGGTAGTGCACGTCCACGGGGCGGTCGTCGATGCGTAGCCACGCGCCGCCGTTGAACACCCCGGGACTCCACGCGCCGATCTCACTCACTTCGCCCGGCCAACCGATGGCGCGCAAGTGGTCGGGGGAGAACTCGCCGCGGTAGTAGATCGCGAAGTCCCAGTCGCTGTCCGGTCGATGGTTGCCCACGGCACGGGAACCACCCAGCGACACAGCCTCGACCCCGGGTAGTTCGGCCAGGCGGGAGGAGACGTAGGCGAGGAATCCTCTGTCAGTCACAGGCATGATTCTGTCAGCGTCCCAGTTCAAGCCGTGATGTTGCGGGTAGGTACTTCACCACGACGTTCCGTGATTCCAGGAGGTGGGGTGATGGGTGCCGCCCGTCCGGATTTCCTGCTGCAGGCGTTCGTGGACGCCGCGAATCAAATGGAGGACTTCTCCATGGGGGTGACGCTCAGCGTCGCGGGAGGGATTATCTCCGGGGATTTGGTGACGGCACCCCGATGGATGGACGAAGTCGCGACCCTTGTGGAAATGGAAGGGTCGGAAGCCGCGTATCACGTCGCGAACGTGTATCGCGAACAGGCGGGGTTGTACAAGAAAAGAGCGGCGCAGAATCGTGGGGAAGTGCACGGCGAGGTGACCTACATTCACCTACGCGACGCACAATGGTTGCTGGACGGTCACCGCCTCGGTCCTACGCCGGGCATGCATTGGCGTGGGCTGCTCACCGAGGTGTCCGGATGGGCGCTCGGTCGTCTCCCCCTGCCGGCCATGCATTTCCACCCGGTGACCGAGCACGCCGCGAGGTGACCGGACACGCTGTGTGCCACGTGGAACCACGGTGGGTGGCGCGTCGCTGAACTGCGAAATCACTGTTGTGAGCGCTCGCGGGACTCGGCTTCGCCCGCCTTGCGTCGGGCCTGTTCGGCCTCCTCCTGTTTGCCGGCCGCTTCCTGCTGTGCCCGGCCCTTCTCCCGCTGTGCGCCGCCTTCGCGCTCCATGTCGTCGTTACCGAGGAGCGTGCCCGTCGACTCCTTTACCCGGCCTTTGATGTCCTCGACGGTCCCTTTGACGCCTTCCTGGTCCTTGTCGCCGTCGGCCATGGCAATTCCTCTTCTTTCGTTGCATTATCTGTTGTGATGTCTGCAGTGATCTACCCGGGAAGGCGGCCCACATAAACGCGCTCCTGGTAGCGTGCAGTAACATCTGGAGTGCACGGTCAGCAGGTTGTCGAGGAGGGCTTCACCGTGAAGAAGCTGTTGGCGTTCGCGGTTATCGCGGGCGGCGTGTTCTTCTTGATCAAGCGCAACAGGGACGCGAAGGCCGAGGCTGACCTGTGGCGTGAGGCCACCGCCCCGACCGAGCGCCCGACGAACGGTGCCTCTCCGAACGGCAGCGCGCCGGCGAAGGCCGGCTCGAACGCTGCGAGCAAGAACTGAAAGTTTGTTCTGCGGGTCGTGTGACCCGTAGTTCGGGGCTGTAGCTCAATTGGTAGAGCGCCGCTCTTGCAAGGCGGAGGTCAGGGGTTCGATTCCCCTCAGCTCCACCAAATTAGTCATTGCACGAACACCTTCCTTTGAGGCCCTGGCTGGCGTGTTGTCGCTGGTCAGGGTCTTGTTTGTGTCTGCTGTTGTGTCGTGTGCGTGGGGTTGGGGGATGCGGTATCTGGGGATGATGGTGCTGGGGCTGGTGATCTTGATTTCGGCGATGAGGGTTTCGACGAGGGCTTTGCGGGTCTGGTCGGTGCCGGAGTCGATGATCTCGGTGATGTGGTCGGCGATCTTGGCGAGCGTGGCCGCGTTGGGCGCGGCGGGTTCGGCGTCGAGTGCGGCGGCCAGCTCGTCGCGGCGGGCGTGCAGTTGCTTGCTGGTGACGCGTAGCTCGGCGAGGCGTTGGCGATGAGCGTGTGGTGGTCGCGGTAGAAGCTCGCGAGCGCGTCGAGCACGGCGGTTTCCACTGCGTCGGCGTTGATGCGGTGCCCGTCGCATTTGGCGGTGTCGTAGCGGGAGCGGGTGAAGCGGGTGTAGTAGCGGTAGACCTTGTTCTTGCCGGTCGCGCGGTTCAGCCGTTCCAGCCGTGCCAGAAGGGCGTGCGGTCCTCCCCAGCGGCGACGAGGGCGTTCTTCAGCGCGCCGGGCCGGACGTCGGTGTCGGCGAGTTGGTCAAGAGGCAACCAGTGAAACTCCAGGTGGTCTTCCTGGCTGACCGGCTCTGCGGCGTCGATGGACACCTCGAAGACGAGGTTGATTTCGTGGTGGGTCACGCCGTCCTCGATGTAGCCGTGTTCGACAGCCCCGACGAAGCCCGCGATCTTGGCGTCGGTGCCGAGTTCTTCGGCGAGTTCGCGCACGAGGGCGACTTCCACCCGCTCACCCGGTTCGACGTGGCCGCCGGGCAGAAACGACCAGGACTTGGTGCGCTGACGCACCAGGAGAAGTTGACCGTCGCGGCGGATGACGGCCCTGGCGATGATCTCGGTGGTCGCGGCGCTCATGCGTGCCTTTCCTGTCGGTCGCGGCTGGCACGTCGGACGGGGCACAACAGTTGACGCCCACTGCCACAACCTCCGGCACATCCCTGGCGAGCGCGAACGCCTCCGCCATCGGTTGCCCGGCGCGCGTGCGATCCCCGTCGATGTTGTATGTCAGCCACGCAGGAATGCCGATCCCGGAAACCACGATCATCAACGCTTCCGCCTCGTCGATGTCCGGCACCGTCTCCAGCGCCAGCACATCCGGCCCCGCGTCCGCCAGCACCTCCAGGCGGGGACGGTGCCATGCCGCCAACTCAGCCACGCTCAACCCGTAGCGGCCCCGACACTCCGCCCCATCGGCCAAGGCTGCACCATACGGGCCGAGCGAGGCCGCCACCCACCGCTCACGCCCGTCATCGGCCATCTCAGCGCGGGCAGCCTGCGCCAGCTCGACGCTGCGCCGCAACAACCGACCAGCGTCATCCCGCCCGATGCCCCGCTCCGCGAAGCCATCGAAGGATGCCTGGTAGCTCGCCGTCGTCGCGATCACGGCGCCCGCGCGGAAGAACGCCAGGTGAGCGGCCTTGATCTCCTCGGGAGCGTCCACCAACAACCGCGCCGACCACAAAGGGTCCGAGAGATCATGCCCGCGCGCCTCAAGCTCGGTCGCCAAACCACCATCCGTGATCAGAGGAGCGCCGTTCGTTTCGAGGAAGCCCACAAGGTCACTCTAAGCCCCGATCGCCTTCCTCTCGTCCCGCGCCAGCGCAGCCCCACCGGATATCCGTCCCTCGCCCTTCCAACGCCGCAGGATTCGGCGGCCATAGTTGTTCGTTCCGGCGATCCGGTCCAGCTCCGCGCCGGTCGGCAACCACAGCGCCCGATCCCCGCGAGGAGTCTGGGCGTTCGACTCGGTGGCGGCGGTCATCGGCGACCACCGCCCGCACGGCGACCCATCGTCGTCGGGTCGACTCCGGCCAGCTCGGCGCAGCGGTCGATGCAGACGAACACCTGTGAGCCGGTCATCGACCGGCCGACAGGAACGGACACGGAGCCACGAGTGAGTAGGTAGTCCAGTCCACAGGTGACGCAGGCCAGCCCATCGGCCTGGGCGTCGGTCAGTCCGGTGATGATCTCTTCGCGGTTCACTGGGCACCACCGCCCGAGAACACGCGACGAGTACCCACCGGCTTGATCCTGATCTCAGGGCCTTCCGCCGTTAGGGTGTTCGTGTTCTGAAGCGTTAGGCCCACGGTGTGGTCGGCCTCAGATCGGAAACGTCCGGTCTGAGGCCGTTCTTTTTCCGGTGATTCGGTTCAGTGAAGCACGCCGGTTCTCCCTGCCGGGTAAGGATCACGGCGGGCTTCCCAACCGGTCGGCGACGGTTCTCGGGGCTGTGAAGCGCGTCCCGATGTCAAGAAGTGGCCGAGGCACATAGGCCCTCGTAGGCCCACATAGACCTCGGCCACAGAAGCCCACCACGTGGGACTACTCCCGCACGGGAATCCGATCGGTACTCTCCCGAGCGCGTCGTCCGCTGTAGACTCGGTGTAGAATCAGCTCCAGTGGTCCGCGGGTGAAGCGTCGCAGCCACAGCCATGCCAGCGACATGAACAACGCCACCACGCCGGCCCAGAGCGCCACGACCCACCACGGTCCAGCGTCCGCGAAGGTCACCGCGAGACCCAGCCCCCAGCCGTAGCAGAGCACACTGCATATCAGGTTCTGGAACACGTAACACGTCATGGCGGTCCGGCCCGTCGCGATGAGTCCTTTTCTCAGCAGGCCCCCACGTGTGCGCTCGGCGGCCTCCACAATGGCCGCCAATAGTCCGAAAGCGACGATAGGCGGCAGGACATAGCGGTCGACGAAGAACCACTCGACTCCCGCGAAAGCGGTCACGAGGTTCAGTGGAAAACCGATGCCGAGCCCGAGAACGAGCATCCGACGCCGCACGTGCTTCCCGCGTTCACTCGCCTCGAACGTACCCGCGCGCAGCACCTCGATTCCCGCCAGGAACAGCACTGTGGACAGTGGGATGATGATAATCAGTTCGGCGCGGAACATGCCGGCCAGTTCGATGCGTGTCAGTACCTGTTCAGCCCAGCTCGCCGATGTGTAGAGATCGGTCGTCGTCTGTTCTTCGCCGGACAGTGTGATGTTCCCGGTGAGCAGCACCGACGTCAGGAACCCGATCAACAGCAGGTGCACAGCGGCGGCTATGGCCAGCCACGTCCGTCGCACGCGGTCCCTGCGTGCTACCAGGAACGCGACGTGTACCGAGACGATCGCATAGCCGGTGAGTACGTCGAACTCGAAGATCAGTAAGTAGTGCAGTAGGCCTTCGACGAACAGCAACAGCGCTCGCAGCAGGTACCTGCCCGGCCAACGTCGCCCTCGTCGCGCCGCCGAGCGGTACTGCAATTCCAGTCCGACCCCGAAAAGGATCGACAACAGTGCGAGGAACTTGCCGTTCGA
It encodes the following:
- the gyrB gene encoding DNA topoisomerase (ATP-hydrolyzing) subunit B: MAAKNSEYSASSITVLEGLEAVRKRPGMYIGSTGVRGLHHLIQEVVDNSVDEAMAGYASRVEVTLLADGGVRVVDDGRGIPVEPHPVHGKPTVEIVLTQLHAGGKFDSDSYAVSGGLHGVGVSVVNALSSALEVEIHRDGRIWAQRYENSVPGELVDKGPTDRSGTSVTFWADPEIFETTEYNAETVARRLQEMAFLNKGLTMILRDERVTDEEGEDATGERAQLKERTYYYPGGLEDFVKYINASREAIHPSVISFEQKGDGLEVEVAMQWNDGYTPSVYTFANTINTHEGGTHEEGFRAALTRVVNAYARDKKLLKEKDANLTGDDVREGLAAIVSIKLTEPQFEGQTKTKLGNSEARSFVQTACNEWLADWFERNPTEAKLIINKAVSSAQARLAARKARDLVRRKGAMDIGGLPGKLKDCRSNDPEECELYIVEGDSAGGSAKEGRDSRFQAILPIRGKIINVEKARIDKVLKNQEVQSLITALGTGIHDDFDISKLRYHKIVIMADADVDGQHIRTLLLTLLFRFMRPLVEQGHVYLAQPPLYKIKWPRMEPQYAYSDRERDGLLRAGAEAGRKLPKDDGIQRYKGLGEMNAEELWETTMDPSNRVLLQVTLDDAAQADELFSVLMGEDVEARRSFITRNAKGVQFLDV
- the gyrA gene encoding DNA gyrase subunit A, with product MTETLPPNSRGRVEPVDIQQEMQNSYINYAMSVIVSRALPDVRDGLKPVHRRVLYSMYDSGFRPDRGYNKCSRVVGDVMGNYHPHGDSAIYDALVRLAQRWSMRYPLIDGQGNFGSPGNDPAAAMRYTEARLDPLAMEMLRDIEEDTVDFSDNYDGRTQEPDVLPSRIPNLLVNGGSGIAVGMATNIPPHNLREVVDGVIWALDNPDADEEETLAALMQRIKGPDFPTSGQILGTQGIADAYRTGRGSIRMRAVVEVEEDAKGRTTLVVTELPYQVNPDNLVENIASLARDGKIAGIADIADESNSRGGMRIVITLKRDAVAKVVLNNLYKHTQLQYNFGVNMLALVDGVPRTLRLDQMVRHYVNHQIDVIVRRTRYRLRKAEERAHVLRGLAKALDHLDAVIELIRRSPNADEARTGLMELLDIDEVQATAILDMQLRKLAALERQRILDELAELEAKIADLQDVLDKPERQREIVRTELLEITEKYGDDRRTKIIPYEGDVSIEDLIAEEDVVVTITRTGYAKRTKTDLYRSQKRGGKGVQGATLKQDDIVEHFFVCSTHDWVLFFTNKGRVYRAKAYDLPEANRNARGQHVANLLAFQPDERIASVIQIPNYEVAPYLILGTKKGLVKKSRLADFDSPRSGGLIGINLREGDELVGAVLASAEDDLLLVSSDGQSIRFHANDEVLRPMGRATSGVLGMRFNEGAELLSINVIKPGTFLLVATEGGYAKRTAVEDYPVQGRGGKGVLTIQHDEKRGRLVAALIVDADDELYAITSSGGVIRTPAAEVRRASRQTKGVRLINLGEGNTLLAVARNADRPSDVSAEEAESTGEAVPEPEQQ
- a CDS encoding DUF3566 domain-containing protein, giving the protein MTPPDNTEQREPGGTDTTTGEVPPWQRVAKDGSAGTSDGDEGATQWLTSPVSAGASTVPPAPGAGGGGAQPPQQPGGEGSAFGQGAVANRLFGQGEQSATRTAQPQGSDAGKSGSGTQSLSAFRRPGRGPRRANLQVRRVDPWSVLKLSLVLGVALFFIWLVAVGVLYTVLDGMGVWDSINGTYDSLVANDAVDGDVLITAGTVFGAAAIVGAVNIVLISALATVGAFIYNVSAGLSGGLELTLSERE
- a CDS encoding nucleotidyltransferase domain-containing protein; this encodes MTDRGFLAYVSSRLAELPGVEAVSLGGSRAVGNHRPDSDWDFAIYYRGEFSPDHLRAIGWPGEVSEIGAWSPGVFNGGAWLRIDDRPVDVHYRDLDSVEHELSEARQGRFRYEPLMFHLAGIPTYLVVAELTLNRVLHGTLPKPDYPEALRQNAPDAWWNMAELTFTYAKANHAPYGRLAQCLALTVQGASQAAHAVLAARGEWITNEKTLLSRAGLTEVNDIVARADNDSLGDTVAAVRDLCARTLDAARTASA
- a CDS encoding CsbD family protein; the protein is MADGDKDQEGVKGTVEDIKGRVKESTGTLLGNDDMEREGGAQREKGRAQQEAAGKQEEAEQARRKAGEAESRERSQQ
- a CDS encoding DLW-39 family protein, which produces MKKLLAFAVIAGGVFFLIKRNRDAKAEADLWREATAPTERPTNGASPNGSAPAKAGSNAASKN
- a CDS encoding NUDIX domain-containing protein — encoded protein: MIARAVIRRDGQLLLVRQRTKSWSFLPGGHVEPGERVEVALVRELAEELGTDAKIAGFVGAVEHGYIEDGVTHHEINLVFEVSIDAAEPVSQEDHLEFHWLPLDQLADTDVRPGALKNALVAAGEDRTPFWHGWNG
- the mmuM gene encoding homocysteine S-methyltransferase encodes the protein MGFLETNGAPLITDGGLATELEARGHDLSDPLWSARLLVDAPEEIKAAHLAFFRAGAVIATTASYQASFDGFAERGIGRDDAGRLLRRSVELAQAARAEMADDGRERWVAASLGPYGAALADGAECRGRYGLSVAELAAWHRPRLEVLADAGPDVLALETVPDIDEAEALMIVVSGIGIPAWLTYNIDGDRTRAGQPMAEAFALARDVPEVVAVGVNCCAPSDVPAATDRKGTHERRDHRDHRQGRHPPRRSTSPGASAHQVLVVSARRPRRTG
- a CDS encoding DUF418 domain-containing protein; translated protein: MNHERPNSSASPGGTRIDALDLARGIAILGTLGTNIWIFTDPAGAFGWVSPQGDGPVEGVVETLLLTLSNGKFLALLSILFGVGLELQYRSAARRGRRWPGRYLLRALLLFVEGLLHYLLIFEFDVLTGYAIVSVHVAFLVARRDRVRRTWLAIAAAVHLLLIGFLTSVLLTGNITLSGEEQTTTDLYTSASWAEQVLTRIELAGMFRAELIIIIPLSTVLFLAGIEVLRAGTFEASERGKHVRRRMLVLGLGIGFPLNLVTAFAGVEWFFVDRYVLPPIVAFGLLAAIVEAAERTRGGLLRKGLIATGRTAMTCYVFQNLICSVLCYGWGLGLAVTFADAGPWWVVALWAGVVALFMSLAWLWLRRFTRGPLELILHRVYSGRRARESTDRIPVRE